A single genomic interval of Vairimorpha necatrix chromosome 5, complete sequence harbors:
- a CDS encoding G-protein-signaling modulator 2 produces the protein MLNLEDYYEDIPTAYQYTAQGNFEEAINIYTSLLDNINPDDETVPYLYLNYANCLIKNCNQFFIEEIKNIHSGFDLKKREIYEDDLENAWSLLEICRSSFSILKDEYNLSKTYFLLGEISLLNNEFRDAIRDFIETESLYKKCKVEDNEYIELYMSMSSAYEFLEEYEQALKILRDVEGICKKREIIYEDIREKIEEIESKKERPVKEEPQEEEEDTSEIKDINNNKRRL, from the coding sequence atgctAAATTTAGAAGACTACTATGAAGATATACCCACTGCTTACCAGTACACTGCCCAGGGTAACTTCGAGGAAGCTATAAATATCTACACTTCTCTCCTGGATAATATAAACCCCGACGACGAGACTGTCCCTTATTTATATCTAAATTATGCCAATTGTCTTATAAAGAACTGTAACCAGTTCTTTATAGAAGAAATCAAGAATATTCATTCTGGTTttgatctaaaaaaaagagaaatctACGAAGATGACTTGGAAAATGCTTGGTCTCTCCTTGAAATATGTAGATCTTCTTTCAGTATCTTAAAAGATGAATATAATCTAAGTAAGACATATTTCTTACTAGGGGAAATAAGTCTACTAAATAATGAATTCAGAGATGCTATAAGGGATTTTATAGAGACTGAaagtttatataaaaagtgTAAAGTAGAAGATAATGAATATATAGAATTATATATGAGTATGTCTAGTGCATATGAATTCTTAGAGGAATATGAACAAGCACTGAAGATATTGAGAGATGTAGAAGGAATATGTAAGAAGAGAGAGATAATATATGAAGATATAAGGGAGAAGATAGAAGAGATAGAGAGTAAGAAAGAGAGACCAGTAAAAGAAGAACcacaagaagaagaagaagatacAAGTGAAATCAAAGACATAAACAACAACAAGAGGCGACTATAa
- a CDS encoding actin related protein 5 (ACTR5), with protein MRKLDLQNSYKVYTAQFKKSDTIVIDNGTYEFKAGYLGSGVGIKFLNCFYKDTEGLKFDSIRTKNKYTPFTFDMISGFHVLEENIDQALEYLEVKKCNNLIITDAIYSPTKLDLIRFLFEVYHFNKIQIGVDAVYSYLYNINYTDNQRRIIISLGHSASYVYIIKKEEVLDVYKINYGGKFALMYLTNIIKYKFKEYNKNYMNIMKYLKCPLDYDKEVFEIIERLKLQDFSDSVCINEAYEEIKEDSVMKSRLVERLKNMNKKKNIKRPKYESSDELDNNLEEINDSTNLDEQTNLNDEQTNLDETLENEDLEKIGDEIIKLNDQSNFPLEKKVMPGMLKIRLYQYNNKILKILRRLDNKIKENEEEYEKITDLPSFLNKKKKRYEHIIRELELREKVRKDSTNRKTYEFGLLLKTGELTKEEIEYKKKIKKCENTNIDEKLINERDSLLEIISLYDKNYISSKSTVYDLVSNKHTENILVNIDLLRVTEVLFEPSLIGSDQMGLGEILENILEKYRDINEIFLTGGFSQIQGLKERLKQECKKYSYDKEIRIKTASNPEEDPLKGMRYSEMFETYTYEEYTQGKYN; from the coding sequence ATGAGAAAATTAGATCTACAAAATTCTTACAAAGTTTACACTGCTCAGTTCAAGAAGTCTGACACGATAGTCATTGACAATGGGACTTATGAATTCAAGGCAGGATATTTAGGAAGCGGAGTCGGGATTAAATTCCTGAATTGTTTCTACAAGGACACAGAAGGCTTGAAGTTTGATAGTATCCGGACTAAGAACAAGTACACTCCTTTTACTTTTGACATGATCTCCGGCTTCCATGTTTTAGAAGAGAATATTGATCAAGCCttagaatatttagaaGTCAAGAAgtgtaataatttaataatcaCAGATGCGATTTACAGTCCTACAAAATTAGATTTAATTAGATTTCTTTTTGAAGTGtatcattttaataaaatccaAATAGGAGTAGACGCAGTCTACTCCtatttgtataatataaattatacagATAATCAAAGAcgaattattatttctttaggTCACTCTGCAAGTTATGTctacattataaaaaaagaagaagtaTTAgatgtatataaaattaattatggAGGGAAATTCGCCCTTATGTATTTGACGAatataatcaaatataaatttaaggaatataataagaattatatgaatataatgaaatatttaaaatgtccTTTAGATTATGACAAGGAAGTATTTGAGATTATAGAAAGATTAAAATTACAAGATTTTAGTGATAGTGTGTGTATAAATGAAGCTTATGAAGAAATCAAAGAAGATAGTGTAATGAAGAGTAGATTAGTAGAGAGATTAAAGAATATgaataaaaagaagaatataaaaaggcCTAAATATGAATCATCTGACGAATTAGACAATaatttagaagaaataaatgataGTACAAATTTAGAtgaacaaacaaatttaaatgatgaacaaacaaatttagaCGAAACTCTTGAAAATGaagatttagaaaaaattggagatgaaattataaaattaaatgacCAATCTAATTTTCCATTAGAAAAGAAAGTCATGCCCGGTATGTTAAAAATTAGACTCTACCAGTACAATAATAagatattgaaaatattaagaagattagataataaaattaaagagaATGAAGAAGAATATGAGAAGATCACAGATCTCCCTTCTTTTCTAAataagaagaagaagagaTATGAGCATATTATTAGAGAATTAGAGTTAAGAGAGAAAGTAAGGAAAGATTCCACAAATAGAAAGACTTATGAATTTGGTCTTCTTTTGAAGACAGGGGAGCTTACAAAGGAAGAgattgaatataaaaagaagattaaGAAATGTGAGAATACGAATATAGATGAGAAGCTTATAAATGAGAGAGACAGTCtcttagaaataataagtTTATATGATAAGAATTATATTAGTAGTAAATCTACAGTCTATGATTTAGTGAGTAATAAGCACACAGAGAATATTCTAGTGaatattgatttattaaGAGTGACTGAAGTATTATTTGAGCCGAGTTTAATAGGCAGTGACCAGATGGGCCTGGGGGAGATATTAGAGAATATTTTAGAGAAGTACAGAGACATAAATGAGATATTTCTAACAGGGGGATTTAGTCAAATACAAGGACTTAAAGAAAGACTAAAGCAAGAATGTAAGAAATATTCATATGATAAAGAAATCAGAATTAAGACAGCGAGTAATCCAGAGGAGGATCCTCTTAAAGGAATGAGATATAGTGAAATGTTTGAGACATACACATATGAGGAATATACTCAAGGGAAGTATaactaa
- a CDS encoding protein regulator of cytokinesis 1 (Prc1) yields the protein MNTFINIINTQLYKLHKINSTLIPMDKISINPNIYFSDKYTKITKFIEEQIKISKKEQENLILKCKEIETEIKIKSKNLNIKYLEVQEFTNLYLKYEYLCNENNKIKIMEKNLEKEIDLWISKIYILHNEIYQEEFVCPDKQISQNYLINIKKLHEQLKEEKSKKEKKRFEMIKIIKNLKKRLNKKDEISYTDKISIIEEKYYEYTTLCKHREEEIKNLKIQIIGKEDLLNKSISSGFKSEENLLFIPKPSENNIEENELFKPSIDEYTSKENQPNKILKDESANNKILSDDFTNNKILSDEYKVKEFSNSLSDEYIFYLKNRLLFLEEEYKRQLDEIYKNHANILKDLLILFGMKDEFYEKNDAGILNLKNRIKDLEEKKDTFLEINNLIEKRYNLLESMNEFEKIASDPKRLFKSSFQLNREEKFRKYAYPSLLKIEEEIRSKIEEYNKMYGEFIKNGEVYKNVIREEIEGRIINKTVFINKYDSPYKKKKLP from the coding sequence ATGAATACattcataaatattataaatacacAACTTTATAAActacataaaataaatagcACACTTATTCCTATggataaaatttcaataaacCCAAACATTTACTTTTCTGACAAATACACCAAAATAACCAAATTTATTGAGgaacaaattaaaatatcaaaaaaagaacaaGAAAACTTAATCTTAAAATGTAAAGAAATAGAaacagaaataaaaataaaaagtaaaaatctaaatataaaatatttagaagtacaagaatttacaaatttatatttaaaatatgaatatttatgtaatgaaaataataaaatcaaaattatggagaaaaatttagaaaaagaaatagaTTTGTGGattagtaaaatttatattttgcataatgaaatttatcaaGAGGAATTTGTTTGTCCAGACAAACAAATTTCTCAAAATtatcttataaatataaaaaaattgcatGAACAActtaaagaagaaaaatctaaaaaagaaaaaaaaagatttgaaatgataaaaatcataaaaaacctAAAAAAGAGATTAAATAAGAAAGATGAAATTTCTTATACTGACAAGATCAGTATAATAGAAGAGAAATATTATGAGTACACGACATTATGTAAACATCgtgaagaagaaattaaaaatttaaagatacAAATTATAGGCAAAGAAGATTTACTTAATAAATCAATTTCAAGTGGATTTAAAAGTGAAGAAAACTTACTTTTTATACCAAAGCCATCTGAAAATAATATCGAAGAAAATGAACTATTTAAACCATCAATTGATGAATATACAAGTAAAGAAAATCAAcctaataaaatattaaaagatgaATCtgcaaataataaaatattatcagATGATTTTaccaataataaaatattatcagACGAATATAAAGTTAAAGaattttctaattctttatcagatgaatatattttttatttaaaaaacagatTACTTTTCTTAGAAGAAGAATACAAAAGACAACTCgatgaaatttataaaaatcatgcaaatatcttaaaagatttattaattttattcgGCATGAAAGAtgaattttatgaaaaaaatgacGCAggcattttaaatttaaaaaatagaattaaggatttagaagaaaaaaaagatacttttttagaaattaataatttaatagaaaaaagaTACAATTTGTTAGAAAGTATGAATGAATTTGAGAAGATTGCCAGTGACCCGAAGAGACTTTTTAAGAGTAGTTTTCAGTTAAATAGAGAAGAGAAGTTTAGAAAGTATGCGTATCCTTCattgttaaaaatagaagaagaaattagaaGTAAGATTGaagaatataataaaatgtatgGGGAGTTTATTAAGAATGGAGAAGTGTATAAAAATGTGATAAGAGAAGAGATAGAAGGACgaattattaataagaCAGTGTTTATTAACAAATATGATTCCCCgtataaaaagaagaaactaccatag
- a CDS encoding putative SP-containing membrane protein, translated as MRSIFYITFFALFIYFIKTSINVDDAFYEIINRNDSLLCATLAGNLKGTDLSPITVKVFAEFVWNIITKHLKFSYYTYIKWKDYLNEEKRMLIKSRYMDSILELFNLKEINISSRYALTSEENKFIDNLKEVTLEYYNMLNDCYKNTILADSSISTVVKSILNYFTCFHYDRGNSLPIIVVRMCQGVIKPHLKCFGEEGMQSIKDKVENNHMRLYISVCEDNNSDHLKYNFSDHHIGYDFFDDNVQEIVVKSRSNQCFLSILPYTAIPTLLLILILLILYYKKPLINLYKKITSKRPKETDNTELLFNNL; from the coding sequence ATGAGAtcgatattttatataaccTTTTTTGCActgtttatttattttataaaaacaagtATCAACGTTGACGATGCGTTCTATGAGATAATTAATAGGAATGATAGTTTATTGTGTGCTACGCTAGCAGGGAACTTAAAGGGTACAGATCTATCGCCTATCACTGTAAAAGTATTCGCCGAATTTGTTTGGAATATTATAactaaacatttaaaatttagttATTATACCTATATAAAATGGAAAGATTATTTAAACgaagaaaaaagaatgcTAATCAAGAGTAGATATATGGATAGTATATTAGAATTGTTTAAccttaaagaaataaacatttCGTCAAGATATGCGTTAACAAgtgaagaaaataaatttattgataatttaaaagaagtcACTTTAGAATACTACAATATGTTAAATGATTGTTACAAAAATACCATTCTCGCTGATAGCTCTATAAGTACAGTAGttaaatctattttaaattatttcacGTGTTTTCATTATGATCGTGGAAATAGCCTGCCAATTATTGTTGTTAGAATGTGTCAAGGTGTTATAAAACCGCATCTTAAATGTTTTGGGGAAGAAGGAATGCAGAGTATTAAAGATAAAGTAGAAAATAATCATATGCGGCTTTATATTTCTGTCTGTGAAGATAATAATAGTgatcatttaaaatataattttagtgATCATCACATCggatatgatttttttgatgaTAACGTGCAAGAAATTGTTGTTAAATCTCGTAGTAACCAATGTTTTCTGAGTATTTTACCTTATACAGCGATTCCTACTCTTCTACTTAtcttgattttattaatattatattataaaaaaccacTAATTAAcctatataaaaaaattactagtAAGAGACCAAAAGAGACAGATAATACGGAATtgctttttaataatttgtaa
- a CDS encoding ribosome-interacting GTPase 1 (DRG1): MNTLEKIKEIENEIARTQKNKATNNHIGILKAKIAKLRRDLITAPRSGGGEAGFDVSKTGIARIGFIGFPSVGKSTLMSQLTGIHSEVAEYEFTTLTAIPGVITYNGAKIQILDLPGIIEGAKDGKGRGRQVLGVARTCSLLVICLDVLKPLTHKRLIEKELESFGIRLNKLPPKIKISRADRGGLMLKGDHLDYNTVKSVLQEFRMSNAEVITNEKCTIDDLIDTIEGNRKYVPCIYVLNKIDAISVEELDIIYRIPHAVPICANLKWNFDVFLKKAWEYLDLVRIYPKPKGQSIDYEEPVILKSKKRRMEDFCNAIHREIIKKFKYALVWGKSVKHVPQKVGKDHVLEDSDVVQIVKEV, translated from the coding sequence atgaatacacttgaaaaaatcaaagaaatagaaaatgaaatagCCAGGACACAGAAGAACAAAGCCACAAATAATCACATTGGTATTCTTAAGGCCAAAATAGCCAAACTTAGAAGAGATTTGATCACCGCCCCCAGATCTGGGGGCGGCGAAGCCGGCTTTGATGTCTCCAAGACGGGTATAGCCCGTATTGGTTTTATAGGCTTCCCCAGTGTAGGAAAGTCTACTTTGATGTCTCAGTTGACTGGAATCCACAGTGAAGTAGCAGAATATGAATTTACTACCCTGACTGCTATCCCTGGAGTAATAACTTATAATGGAGCCAAGATACAAATATTAGATCTACCTGGTATTATAGAAGGAGCCAAAGATGGTAAAGGAAGAGGTAGACAAGTACTAGGAGTAGCTAGAACTTGTTCTCTACTAGTAATATGCCTTGATGTCTTGAAGCCTCTTACTCATAAAAGATTAATAGAGAAAGAATTAGAATCTTTCGGAATAAGACTTAATAAACTCCCGCCTAAGATAAAAATCAGTAGAGCAGACAGAGGCGGCTTGATGTTAAAAGGAGATCATTTAGATTACAATACAGTGAAAAGTGTCTTACAAGAATTTAGAATGAGCAATGCTGAAGTCATTACTAATGAGAAGTGTACTATTGATGACTTAATAGACACTATAGAAGGAAATAGGAAATATGTCCCATGTATTTATGTCTTAAACAAGATAGACGCTATAAGTGTAGAAGAATtagatataatttatagGATCCCGCATGCTGTGCCAATATGCGCAAATTTAAAGTGGAATTTTGATGTCTTCCTTAAGAAAGCCTGGGAATATTTAGATTTAGTTAGAATTTACCCTAAGCCAAAAGGGCAGTCTATTGATTATGAGGAACCAGTGATTTTAAAgagtaaaaaaagaagaatgGAAGATTTCTGTAATGCGATACATAGGGAGATAATTAAGAAGTTTAAATATGCTCTTGTTTGGGGGAAGAGTGTGAAACATGTGCCACAGAAAGTAGGAAAAGATCATGTACTTGAAGATAGTGATGTAGTACAAATAGTCAAGGaagtttaa
- a CDS encoding trafficking protein particle complex subunit 2 (TRAPPC2) — MDLVIILNEKDDLVFKKTFPDYEDKMSYMDLIIVSFGSIDILNNMLKTTNSTYFGCFDTYKDYKISALIFPSAYKCIFLHKQTRNVKKFLYDVYYLIKHMIIYEIVDYDKEIEGINQNMINIYSKYYK; from the coding sequence ATGGACTTAGTCATTATTCTCAATGAGAAAGACGACTtggtttttaaaaagacaTTTCCTGACTACGAAGATAAAATGTCTTACATGGACTTAATAATAGTCAGTTTTGGGTCAATAGACATTCTTAATAATATGCTTAAGACTACAAATAGTACATATTTCGGGTGTTTTGATACATATAAGGATTATAAAATCAGTGCACTTATTTTTCCTTCTGCCTACAAGTGcatttttttgcataaaCAAACTAGAAATGTAAAGAAATTCTTGTATgatgtttattatttgataAAGCATATGATAATTTATGAGATAGTGGATTATGACAAAGAAATAGAAGGAATAAATCAGAACATGATAAACATATACagtaaatattacaaataa
- a CDS encoding CCAAT-binding factor complex subunit HapE: MRDSNISPDKKLELFWQKTYINATDDRMNLKEVILPLARIKRLMKVEEGVRMVAQEVPIIFSLVAEKFVEELTLRAWINTEESKRRILQIGDISVAVKTSEMFDFLVYVVPRCEMNNVFDRMLSSSDKLYQNMPIVLGKSPMVSKGSNQFKQSSFNSGEFMNDNEEDM; the protein is encoded by the coding sequence ATGCGCGACTCGAATATAAGCCCAGACAAAAAGTTAGAATTATTTTGGCAAAAGACTTATATAAATGCCACAGACGACagaatgaatttaaaagaagttATTTTACCACTAGCCCGAATTAAAAGGCTTATGAAAGTAGAAGAAGGAGTCAGAATGGTGGCGCAAGAGGTGCCAATAATATTCAGTCTTGTAGCAGAGAAGTTTGTTGAAGAACTCACATTGAGAGCGTGGATTAATACGGAAGAAAGTAAAAGAcgaatattacaaatagGAGATATTTCTGTGGCGGTAAAGACGTCAGAGatgtttgattttttagtttatgTTGTTCCAAGATGTGAAATGaataatgtttttgatAGAATGCTTAGTTCGAGTGATAAATTGTATCAAAATATGCCTATAGTTTTAGGGAAATCTCCGATGGTATCTAAAGGGAGTAATCAATTTAAACAGAGTAGTTTTAATAGTGGCGAGTTTATGAATGATAATGAAGAAGAtatgtaa
- a CDS encoding V-type proton ATPase subunit E 1 (VMA4), whose product MEKLPNKDIERMITFIKHEAEEKVKEIEIRSIQEYNTEKALIITQELDKMEKDLFYNQKQEEIRKFKEESNIINKYNLEYVKKKNEIINEIFSLLEEKIKEEKLTEELIKETVSKIGGEYFVLCKEEDKKIVRKMLGNVEIKKVEEFLGGIILVSKDSKTVIDNSYKSRIESIKKYHSSEIIRNIFSQ is encoded by the coding sequence ATGGAGAAATTGCCTAATAAAGATATTGAAAGAATGATCACTTTCATAAAACACGAAGCAGAAGAAAAAGTCAAAGAAATAGAAATAAGATCTATACAAGAATATAATACAGAAAAAGCTCTTATAATAACCCAAGAACTTGACAAAATGGAAAaagatcttttttataaccagaaacaagaagaaataagaaaatttaaagaagaatcaaatataattaacaaGTACAACTTagaatatgtaaaaaagaagaatgaaataataaatgagATATTTAGTCTactagaagaaaaaataaaagaagagaaaCTTACAgaagaattaataaaagaaactGTAAGTAAAATAGGAGGAGAATATTTTGTACTGTGTaaagaagaagataaaAAGATAGTAAGGAAAATGTTAGGAAATGTGGAGATTAAGAAAGTAGAAGAGTTTTTAGGAGGAATAATATTGGTAAGTAAAGATAGTAAGACAGTGATAGATAACTCGTATAAAAGCAGAATAGAAAGTATTAAGAAATATCATAGTAGTGagataataagaaatatatttagtcaataa
- a CDS encoding segregation and condensation protein B — translation MQNNYGGFVRLLMYNHSRNILTKKQELKDIFKMQNQDILSLVEYTKENIRLLGLELLGIEKNNLIDPLKSDKYFLRSKKEIYNYNNKLIIIFVLILLEEGEISHDKLISQYNEINKEYLNILKRDNYIYINKEDNDLVVGLGWKYYVEYGETDILQLLEV, via the coding sequence ATGCAGAATAATTACGGGGGCTTCGTTCGCTTGCTCATGTACAATCACAGTAGAAATATTCTTACAAAGAAACAAGAACTTAaagacatttttaaaatgcaGAATCAAGACATACTCAGTCTAGTAGAATACACTAAAGAGAATATAAGACTACTAGGACTAGAACTACTAGGAATAGAGAAGAATAATCTAATAGACCCCTTAAAAAGTGACAAGTACTTCTTAAGATCTAAAAAAgagatttataattataataataaattaattattatatttgttcTTATATTATTAGAAGAAGGAGAAATAAGTcatgataaattaataagtcaatataatgaaatcaataaagaatatcttaatattctaaagagagataattatatttatataaataaagaagacaATGATTTGGTAGTGGGACTAGGGTGGAAATATTATGTAGAATATGGAGAGACAGACATACTTCAACTTCTTGaagtttaa
- a CDS encoding reticulum transmembrane protein YET-like, protein MGITTNLVKLVLFSQMFLFTLLILPIPKYLKHFIINSLCNSKSFTPLLHLLYVIFTMILIMFIDALLKLTRFHSYDLVYHTERNLYLTGFTLYLGMIFKIFVNMLNTLYKEEESVKILKKQISNNQTFVDSMINKDEVIRDLKKTIVSNEIMIKQLKNNQGEYNALSEKYNELLMKIKRENKKSK, encoded by the coding sequence atgggTATCACTACAAATCTCGTTAAACTAGTTCTCTTCTCTCAAATGTTTCTTTTCACTCTTCTTATTCTCCCTATTCCCAAATATCTCAAACATTTTATCATCAATTCCCTTTGTAATTCCAAATCTTTCACTCCTCTTCTCCatcttttatatgtaatttTCACCATGATAttaattatgtttataGACGCTCTCTTAAAATTAACTAGATTTCATTCTTATGACTTAGTTTACCACACAGAGAGGAATTTATACTTAACCGGCTTTACTCTCTACTTAGGtatgatttttaagatatttgtaaatatgCTTAATACTCTgtataaagaagaagaatcagttaagattttaaagaagCAGATTTCTAATAATCAGACATTTGTAGATagtatgataaataaagatgAAGTTATAAGAGATCTTAAGAAGACGATAGTGAGTAATGAGATAATGATTAAACAGTTGAAGAATAATCAAGGGGAGTATAATGCCTTATCTGAGAAGTATAATGAGTTATTAATGAAGATCAAACGAGAGAACaagaaatcaaaataa
- a CDS encoding suppressor of disruption of TFIIS (SDT1), which yields MKIIKLTENISNLDTSAYAEDDKFLVFDIDGTLYKENKELVSKRRLAQWKHLNRDLNISFDEFESKSKIYTKKYGTNYKGFLKDYKIGEDLIKNIDNVYGEISDHLTDPSASIELLKNLSNSQKRVRIFCFSNSTSKQSEYTLNILNISKYVDTLFCTGYCTKNEIITKPMVEAFDYVNKVVQNNGDKKILFFDDNDMNIESAKKSGWIAIKVDDADNINNIVEREIKNHFG from the coding sequence atgaaaataatcaaattaACGGAAAATATCTCCAATCTTGACACTTCTGCATATGCAGAAGATGATAAATTCCTTGTATTTGATATTGATGGTACTTTGtacaaagaaaataaagaactAGTCTCAAAAAGGAGATTAGCGCAATGGAAGCATCTCAATAGAGATCTAAATATCTCATTCGACGAATTCGAAtctaaaagtaaaatttatacaaaaaaatacgGAACTAATTATAAaggttttttaaaagattataaaataggtgaggatttaataaaaaatattgataatGTTTACGGGGAGATTTCTGATCATCTTACTGATCCTTCAGCATCAATcgaattattaaaaaatttatcgaACTCGCAAAAGCGAGTTcgaatattttgtttttcgaATTCTACTAGTAAACAATCAGAATACACTTTGAATATACTAAATATTAGTAAATATGTTGATACATTGTTTTGTACTGGGTATTGCACAAAAAACGAAATCATAACTAAACCGATGGTCGAAGCATTTGATTATGTTAACAAAGTAGTACAAAATAATggtgataaaaaaattttattttttgatgatAATGATATGAACATTGAATCAGCTAAAAAATCGGGATGGATAGCAATAAAAGTTGATGATGctgataatataaataatatagtGGAACgggaaataaaaaaccatTTTGGGTGa
- a CDS encoding DNA polymerase alpha/epsilon-like protein has translation MSRHRDIYNIFTLKNNLKISKDVLSLLSSTDINLHDLVSEYKQASKGLFVDIQILKNILSKKCTLVQYKYEYIPLIHQYKYLRRQYTNITSISELTSKQSWIFGYIYINKENKKVIEDSSGVIKVEGCEYKDKFIYLQGKKENGIFITVQNKIDMNLKDNHNIIEYKIKDIKDIKDNITITRDNNNNLTCINLNNNLTCRDDNNLTRDNNNLTRDNVIINLNNNIHYINNDIPVIFTLNNLKVSVYNKTVLNDTRHIPVYLDNKNYNFDSGVNLFYKEDYDIFIVMSDTKNYIREYKGTIFIMLEKRSKLEINTSIKITEI, from the coding sequence atgtCTAGACACAGagatatttacaatatctTCACTCTCAAAAATAATCTcaaaatatcaaaagaTGTTCTTTCTTTACTATCCTCCACTGACATAAATCTCCATGACTTAGTCTCAGAATACAAACAGGCCTCTAAAGGCCTGTTTGTCGACATACAAATCTTAAAGAATATTCTCAGTAAGAAGTGTACACTAgtacaatataaatatgaatataTTCCACTTATACACCAGTATAAGTATTTAAGAAGACagtatacaaatataacaAGTATATCAGAGTTGACTAGTAAACAGTCATGGATATTTgggtatatttatattaataaagagAATAAGAAAGTAATAGAAGATTCTTCAGGAGTTATAAAAGTAGAAGGGTGTGAATATAAAGACaagtttatatatttacaagGTAAGAAAGAAAATGGGATATTTATTACAGTACAAAATAAGATAGAcatgaatttaaaagacAATCATAACATAATAGAGTATAAAATCAAAGAcataaaagatataaaagataatatAACTATTACAAgagataataataataatctTACATGTATAAATCTTAATAATAATCTTACATGTAGAGATGATAATAATCTTACTAGAGATAATAATAATCTTACTAGAGATAAtgttattataaatcttaataataatattcattatattaataatgatATTCCTGTAATATTCACTCTGAATAATTTAAAGGTCTCTGTCTACAATAAGACAGTACTAAATGACACTAGACATATTCCTGTATACTTAGATAATAAGAATTATAACTTCGATTCAGGAGTGAATTTATTCTATAAGGAAGATTATGACATATTTATAGTGATGAGTGATACTAAGAATTATATAAGGGAATATAAAGGGACAATATTCATAATGTTAGAAAAGAGAAGTAAATTAGAGATCAATacatctataaaaattacagaaatttga